The following proteins come from a genomic window of Rutidosis leptorrhynchoides isolate AG116_Rl617_1_P2 chromosome 10, CSIRO_AGI_Rlap_v1, whole genome shotgun sequence:
- the LOC139871119 gene encoding uncharacterized mitochondrial protein AtMg00810-like produces MTNCNPVSTPVDTQRKLSSSEGTPYHNPTLYRSLAGALQYLTFTCPDISYAVQQICLHMHAPTTTHLLALKRIIRYLQGTLSLGLHIRKTFSQSLIAYTDADWAGCPDTRRSTSAYCIYLGDYLISWSSKRQPTLSRSSAEAEYRGVANVVAESCWLRSLLFELHCPITKATLVYCDNISDVYVW; encoded by the coding sequence ATGACAAATTGTAATCCGGTTTCTACTCCTGTCGATACACAACGTAAGCTTAGCTCGTCCGAAGGTACTCCCTATCATAATCCAACTTTATATCGAAGTCTCGCAGGTGCCCTTCAATATTTAACATTTACATGCCCTGACATCTCTTATGCGGTTCAACAAATATGTTTACACATGCATGCTCCGACCACCACTCATCTTCTTGCTTTGAAACGCATTATTAGATACTTGCAAGGCACGCTATCATTAGGGTTACACATTCGCAAGACATTTTCACAGTCGCTTATTGCGTACACTGATGCAGATTGGGCTGGTTGTCCCGATACGCGGCGGTCGACGTCTGCGTATTGTATTTATTTAGGGGATTATCTGATTTCGTGGTCATCTAAGCGTCAACCCACACTCTCTCGGTCTAGTGCTGAAGCTGAATATCGTGGTGTTGCTAATGTAGTAGCCGAGTCCTGTTGGTTACGTAGTTTATTGTTCGAACTTCATTGTCCCATAACTAAAGCCACGTTGGTCTATTGTGATAATATTAGTGATGTCTATGTCTGGTAA